Proteins encoded by one window of Streptomyces sp. ALI-76-A:
- a CDS encoding PP2C family protein-serine/threonine phosphatase, with protein MAAGRERRAEAETFTARLKMQWHRARVGMRRSAVDYFRGDGSDWVALVGLLLTVPLIAATTLMNSVWCSPAALVLPIVAGGLLLRPASLLGLYAAAATALIVESVQLGPYTEGPSRVTPGVVLVVAACGLFGLLIAQFRSRVGVPWRRGGTMLFDLRERIRVQSKLPQLPQGWHREMALRPAGGQSFSGDFVVAARTNGGRTLEAVLTDVSGKGMDAGSRALLLSGAFGGLLGSLPPHAFLPAANGYLLRQDWDEGFATSIHLVLDLDSGDYELYSAGHPPGLQLSAGSGRWEEKAAEGPLLGVYDGAQFDPVKGSLRPGDVLMLFTDGLVETAERDIVEGIDRLTGEADRYVAGGFHGAAWHLIEAVAKDVNDDRALLLICREGPTAQAAPR; from the coding sequence ATGGCAGCAGGACGAGAGCGGCGCGCGGAAGCCGAGACGTTCACGGCCCGGTTGAAGATGCAGTGGCACCGGGCCCGCGTAGGCATGCGCAGAAGCGCCGTGGACTACTTCCGCGGCGACGGCTCGGACTGGGTGGCGCTGGTCGGCCTCCTCCTGACGGTGCCCCTGATCGCGGCCACCACACTCATGAACTCGGTGTGGTGCTCACCGGCCGCGCTGGTGCTGCCGATCGTCGCGGGCGGCCTGCTGCTGCGCCCGGCGAGCCTGCTGGGTCTGTACGCGGCGGCGGCGACCGCGCTGATCGTGGAGTCGGTGCAGCTCGGCCCGTACACGGAGGGCCCCTCCCGGGTCACCCCGGGCGTGGTTCTGGTCGTGGCGGCCTGCGGACTCTTCGGGCTGCTCATCGCCCAGTTCCGCAGCCGGGTCGGCGTGCCCTGGCGGCGCGGCGGCACCATGCTCTTCGACCTGCGTGAACGCATCCGGGTGCAGAGCAAGTTGCCGCAGCTGCCGCAGGGCTGGCACCGGGAGATGGCGCTGCGCCCGGCGGGCGGCCAGTCGTTCTCCGGTGACTTCGTTGTCGCGGCCCGCACCAACGGCGGCCGCACGCTGGAGGCCGTCCTCACGGACGTGTCCGGCAAGGGCATGGACGCGGGGTCGCGGGCCCTGCTGCTGTCGGGCGCGTTCGGCGGTCTGCTCGGGTCGCTGCCCCCGCACGCCTTCCTCCCGGCCGCGAACGGCTACCTCCTGCGCCAGGACTGGGACGAGGGCTTCGCGACCTCGATCCACCTGGTCCTCGACCTCGACTCCGGCGACTACGAGCTGTACTCCGCGGGACATCCGCCGGGCCTTCAGCTCAGCGCGGGCAGCGGCCGGTGGGAGGAGAAGGCCGCCGAGGGCCCGCTGCTCGGTGTGTACGACGGCGCCCAGTTCGACCCCGTGAAGGGCTCGCTGCGTCCCGGTGACGTGTTGATGCTGTTCACGGACGGTCTGGTGGAGACAGCCGAGCGCGACATAGTGGAGGGCATCGACCGCCTCACCGGCGAGGCCGACCGTTACGTCGCCGGCGGCTTCCACGGGGCCGCCTGGCACCTGATCGAAGCGGTGGCGAAGGACGTCAACGACGACCGGGCGCTGCTGCTGATCTGCCGGGAGGGCCCGACGGCCCAGGCGGCCCCGCGCTGA
- a CDS encoding GNAT family N-acetyltransferase — translation MGTATSTDLRVLRQHDWDQWYDNLVRAFGGVPEASEERELWNSLTELDRSIGAWDGDACVGTAGAFSFRLTVPGGASVPAAGVTMVSVAATHRRRGVLRSMMRRQLDDVREWGWPLAVLTASEPEIYGRFGYAAATYGTNIDVDTTRVRLSVPPGTDDVRLRYAAPADVLDACEAVYARRVPGRPGMLARLPGWERLRVLDPESDREGASPLQCVVAERDDEIVGYARFRVRPGWETAGPKGVVVLQDTEALDPAAHAALWRFLFDIDLTSSLTALSRPLDEPWMSMANDIRRCGLHVRDSLFVRLVDVGAALEARTYQAPVDVVFEVEDDFCPWNAGRWRLTGDAKGASCGRTTDSVDLALTVRELGAAYLGGVSLASLAGAGRVREVRQGALAEAAVGFGSVVTPWLPHGF, via the coding sequence ATGGGGACTGCGACGAGTACTGACCTGCGGGTGCTGCGACAGCATGACTGGGACCAGTGGTACGACAACCTGGTCCGGGCCTTCGGCGGGGTTCCGGAGGCGTCCGAGGAGCGGGAGCTGTGGAACTCCCTCACGGAGCTGGACCGTTCGATCGGCGCCTGGGACGGCGACGCGTGCGTGGGGACGGCCGGGGCGTTCAGCTTCCGGCTGACCGTGCCGGGCGGCGCCTCGGTGCCCGCCGCGGGTGTGACGATGGTCAGCGTGGCCGCCACGCACCGCCGGCGCGGGGTGCTGCGCTCCATGATGCGGCGGCAGTTGGACGACGTACGGGAGTGGGGCTGGCCGCTGGCGGTCCTGACGGCCTCCGAGCCGGAGATCTACGGCCGGTTCGGATACGCCGCGGCCACCTACGGCACCAACATCGACGTCGACACGACCCGCGTACGGCTGTCCGTGCCGCCCGGCACCGATGACGTACGCCTGCGGTACGCCGCGCCGGCGGACGTCCTGGACGCCTGCGAGGCGGTGTACGCGCGCCGGGTGCCCGGCCGGCCGGGGATGCTGGCGCGGTTGCCCGGATGGGAGCGGCTCCGGGTGCTCGACCCGGAGAGCGACCGGGAGGGGGCGTCGCCGCTGCAGTGCGTGGTCGCCGAACGGGACGACGAGATCGTCGGGTACGCGCGTTTCCGGGTCAGGCCGGGGTGGGAGACCGCCGGGCCCAAGGGCGTGGTGGTCCTCCAGGACACGGAGGCGCTGGACCCGGCGGCGCACGCCGCGCTGTGGCGGTTCCTGTTCGACATCGACCTGACCTCGTCGCTGACCGCGCTGAGCCGCCCGCTGGACGAGCCCTGGATGTCCATGGCGAACGACATCCGGCGGTGCGGGCTGCACGTGCGGGACTCGCTGTTCGTCCGGCTGGTGGACGTCGGGGCGGCGCTGGAGGCGCGCACCTATCAGGCGCCGGTGGACGTGGTGTTCGAGGTCGAGGACGACTTCTGCCCCTGGAACGCGGGGCGTTGGCGGCTGACCGGGGACGCGAAGGGCGCGTCGTGCGGTCGTACCACGGACTCGGTGGATCTCGCCCTGACGGTACGGGAGTTGGGGGCGGCCTACCTCGGCGGTGTGAGCCTGGCCTCGCTGGCCGGGGCCGGGCGGGTGCGGGAGGTGCGGCAGGGGGCGCTGGCGGAGGCGGCCGTGGGGTTCGGGTCGGTGGTGACTCCCTGGCTGCCGCACGGGTTCTGA
- a CDS encoding DNA-formamidopyrimidine glycosylase family protein: MPEGHTIHRLARDYAAAFLGTTPHVTSPQGRFTDAAALLTGRELTHTEAHGKHLFLGFRGSAHVHIHLGLFGKVAFGPSPAPPPTDTVRLRLAHSTAYVDLRGPTTCALITPAEKQAIHDRLGPDPLREDADPDAAYRRISRSRTTIAALLMDQKVVAGVGNVYRAEVLFRHGIDPYRAGTDLTPTEWDAIWTDLVELMRDGVRDNRIDTVRPEHTPEAMGRPPRVDDHGGEVYVYRRANLPCHLCGGEIRTADLAARNLFWCPTCQKSKAG; the protein is encoded by the coding sequence GTGCCAGAGGGGCACACGATCCACCGGCTGGCCCGGGACTACGCCGCCGCCTTCCTCGGCACGACCCCCCATGTCACCAGCCCCCAGGGCCGATTCACCGACGCCGCCGCCCTCCTCACCGGCAGGGAACTGACCCACACCGAAGCCCACGGCAAGCACCTCTTCCTCGGCTTCCGCGGCAGCGCCCACGTCCACATCCACCTCGGCCTCTTCGGCAAGGTCGCCTTCGGCCCGTCCCCCGCGCCCCCGCCCACGGACACCGTCCGTCTCCGCCTCGCGCACAGCACGGCGTACGTCGACCTCCGCGGCCCCACCACCTGCGCCCTGATCACGCCCGCCGAGAAGCAGGCGATACACGACCGCCTCGGCCCCGACCCCCTGCGCGAGGACGCGGACCCGGACGCCGCGTACCGCCGCATCTCCCGCAGCCGGACGACGATCGCCGCCCTGCTGATGGACCAGAAGGTCGTCGCCGGCGTCGGCAACGTCTACCGCGCCGAGGTCCTCTTCCGGCACGGTATCGACCCGTACCGCGCCGGCACGGACCTCACTCCCACCGAGTGGGACGCGATCTGGACCGACCTGGTCGAGCTGATGCGCGACGGCGTCCGCGACAACCGCATCGACACCGTCCGCCCGGAACACACCCCGGAGGCGATGGGCCGCCCGCCGCGCGTCGACGACCACGGCGGCGAGGTCTACGTCTACCGCAGGGCCAACCTGCCCTGCCACCTCTGTGGCGGCGAGATCCGCACCGCCGATCTCGCCGCCCGCAACCTCTTCTGGTGCCCGACCTGCCAGAAGAGCAAGGCCGGTTGA
- a CDS encoding ribose-5-phosphate isomerase produces the protein MRVYLGSDHAGFELKNHLVDWLRAAGHDPVDCGPHIYDAQDDYPPFCLRAAERTAADPDALGVVIGGSGNGEQIAANKVKGVRAALAWSEETASLGRRHNDANVVAVGARMHTQEEATKFVETFLDTPFSGDERHIRRIDMLAAYETTGDLPPIPAHHPQQ, from the coding sequence ATGCGCGTGTATCTCGGCTCCGACCATGCGGGCTTCGAACTCAAGAACCACCTCGTCGACTGGCTCCGGGCGGCCGGTCACGACCCCGTGGACTGCGGCCCCCACATCTACGACGCCCAGGACGACTACCCCCCGTTCTGCCTCCGCGCCGCGGAGCGGACGGCCGCGGACCCGGACGCCCTCGGCGTCGTCATCGGCGGCTCCGGCAACGGTGAGCAGATCGCCGCGAACAAGGTGAAGGGCGTGCGCGCCGCACTCGCCTGGAGCGAGGAGACGGCGTCCCTGGGCCGCCGGCACAACGACGCGAACGTCGTGGCGGTGGGCGCGCGCATGCACACCCAGGAGGAGGCGACGAAGTTCGTCGAGACCTTCCTCGACACCCCGTTCTCCGGTGACGAGCGTCACATCCGCCGCATCGACATGCTCGCCGCCTACGAGACCACGGGCGACCTCCCCCCGATCCCCGCCCACCACCCCCAGCAGTAG
- a CDS encoding amino acid permease gives MTSQPTLPEAGHAPGAPGEPGSGLQAGLKNRHLSMIAIGGVIGAGLFVGSSSGIATAGPGILLSYALVGTLVVLVMRMLGEMSAANPTSGSFSAHADRALGRWAGFSIGWLYWFFWVVVLAVEATAGAKILEGWIPAVPQWGWALLVMVVLTATNLVSVGSYGEFEFWFAGIKVVAIGAFIVVGGLAVFGVLPGVDSDKAGLGNLTDHGGFLPHGAGAILTGVLLVVFSFMGSEIATLAAGESEDPQRAVTKSTNSIIWRIGVFYLGSIFVVVTLLPWDDASIAEKGSYVAALDSLGIAHAGQIMNFIVLTSVLSCLNSGLYTASRMAFSLGERGDAPKAFARTTSRGVPLAAIVASVVFGFVAVFFNYKFPDSVFLFLVNSSGAVALFVWLVICFSQLRMRKIIQAEAPEKLVVKMWLYPYLTWATAALIVFILGYMLTDTEHDGRRTVLLSLLVAAVVLAVAVVKERVLRGRVATAGPAGPTGPAESGPSESADKVSTG, from the coding sequence ATGACCTCGCAGCCGACCCTCCCCGAGGCCGGTCATGCCCCTGGAGCCCCCGGCGAACCCGGCAGCGGCCTCCAGGCAGGACTCAAGAACCGTCACCTGTCGATGATCGCCATCGGTGGCGTCATCGGAGCCGGCCTCTTCGTGGGGTCCAGCTCCGGCATCGCCACCGCCGGACCCGGCATCCTCCTGTCGTACGCCCTCGTCGGCACGCTCGTGGTGCTGGTGATGCGGATGCTGGGCGAGATGTCCGCCGCCAACCCGACCTCCGGCTCCTTCTCCGCGCACGCCGACCGGGCGCTCGGCCGCTGGGCCGGGTTCTCCATCGGCTGGCTGTACTGGTTCTTCTGGGTCGTCGTCCTCGCCGTCGAGGCGACCGCCGGGGCCAAGATCCTCGAAGGGTGGATACCCGCCGTACCGCAGTGGGGCTGGGCGCTGCTCGTCATGGTGGTGCTGACCGCCACCAACCTCGTCTCCGTCGGCTCCTACGGCGAGTTCGAGTTCTGGTTCGCCGGCATCAAGGTCGTCGCGATCGGCGCGTTCATCGTCGTCGGCGGGCTGGCCGTGTTCGGGGTGCTGCCCGGCGTGGACAGCGACAAGGCCGGGCTGGGCAACCTCACCGACCACGGTGGCTTCCTGCCGCACGGGGCGGGCGCCATCCTCACCGGCGTGCTGCTCGTCGTCTTCTCCTTCATGGGCAGCGAGATCGCGACCCTGGCGGCCGGTGAGTCGGAGGACCCGCAGCGGGCCGTCACCAAGTCCACCAACAGCATCATCTGGCGGATCGGCGTGTTCTACCTGGGCTCGATCTTCGTCGTCGTCACCCTGCTGCCGTGGGACGACGCCTCGATCGCCGAGAAGGGCTCCTACGTCGCCGCCCTGGACTCCCTCGGTATCGCGCACGCCGGTCAGATCATGAACTTCATCGTGCTGACCTCGGTGCTGTCCTGTCTCAACTCCGGCCTCTACACGGCCTCCCGCATGGCGTTCTCGCTCGGTGAGCGCGGGGACGCGCCCAAGGCCTTCGCCCGCACCACCTCCCGCGGGGTGCCGCTGGCGGCGATCGTGGCCTCCGTCGTGTTCGGGTTCGTCGCCGTGTTCTTCAACTACAAGTTCCCCGACTCCGTCTTCCTCTTCCTGGTCAACTCCAGCGGCGCGGTGGCCCTGTTCGTGTGGCTGGTCATCTGCTTCTCGCAGCTGCGCATGCGGAAGATCATCCAGGCCGAGGCGCCGGAGAAGCTGGTCGTGAAGATGTGGCTGTACCCGTATCTGACCTGGGCGACCGCCGCGCTGATCGTCTTCATCCTCGGCTACATGCTCACCGACACCGAGCACGACGGACGCCGGACGGTGCTGCTGTCCCTGCTCGTCGCCGCGGTCGTGCTCGCCGTCGCCGTCGTGAAGGAGAGGGTGCTGCGGGGGCGGGTCGCCACCGCCGGGCCGGCCGGGCCCACCGGTCCCGCCGAGTCAGGCCCCTCCGAGTCCGCCGACAAGGTCTCCACCGGCTGA
- a CDS encoding serine/threonine-protein kinase yields the protein MVAGRYRLVESIGQGGMGRVWRAADDILDRQVAVKEMRIDGLDAEDARTRRERTLREARATARIDHPNVVRVYDVVDEGERLWIVMELVSGRSLERVMAEEGPLGPRETALLGLGLVEALRQVHERGVLHRDIKPGNVLVEDGGRSSAAPRIVLTDFGIAAIQDAKALTMVGMLVGSPDYMAPERVSGRPQGPPSDVWSLGATLCAAMGGRSPFSRDTTLATLHAVLYEEPELPPSAGPLRDILAALLEKDPSVRPGLEDVATALRPLASAMPTPTVLAGGPEVRGPEEAAPEGEATAERAGEEDPRTGPLLVPGPEPLETQGVPGKPGTPGTPEVSDAVPSVPPVSEEAAPTPARASVPARAPDSGKTRSLRALPDPRRSAPPPPPTTEPGAEAATPGIPAPANASTEAASERRSETRSETPSGSPSGSLFGTSSGISPGAVPRGPAGGPTAGGPAGGAAAGGPAAGGPAARRPGSGAGVSLARAQAETERRPAPVPGPAPVPEPAPTPRPGSAAAPAPTPVPDPTQSATAGRPTATGPHPLAMPPGELPGPALPAAPRPPGRHRAALLAAVGAVTAGVVVAIVLAATAGSPDDNTTAGSSPSSTASSPPSGTPGDSPAPTVGGTSRPQSLPPGAHREAGGFAWATPPGWRRDVKTGAEVHYTSPDGTQELAAKSALARGDLMESWETSEQNARQGQAYRKIRLEETTFRGHPAVVWEYTFTLKGVPWHARLLGFNAHGKSYQVNTWYQPEIEAQALETYAEVRDSFTLV from the coding sequence CTGGTGGCGGGGCGCTATCGATTGGTCGAAAGTATCGGCCAGGGGGGAATGGGGCGGGTGTGGCGAGCCGCCGACGACATACTCGACCGCCAGGTCGCGGTGAAGGAGATGCGCATCGACGGCCTCGACGCCGAGGACGCCCGCACCCGCCGCGAGCGCACGCTGCGCGAGGCCCGGGCCACGGCGCGGATCGACCATCCCAACGTGGTGCGCGTGTACGACGTGGTGGACGAGGGCGAACGCCTGTGGATCGTCATGGAACTGGTCTCCGGCCGGTCCCTGGAGCGCGTCATGGCGGAGGAGGGCCCGCTGGGCCCGCGCGAGACGGCACTGCTCGGACTCGGCCTGGTGGAGGCACTGCGGCAGGTGCACGAACGGGGCGTGCTGCACCGGGACATCAAGCCCGGCAACGTCCTGGTGGAGGACGGCGGACGGTCCTCGGCCGCTCCCCGGATCGTCCTCACCGACTTCGGCATCGCCGCGATCCAGGACGCCAAGGCGCTCACCATGGTCGGCATGCTGGTCGGCTCGCCCGACTACATGGCCCCCGAGCGCGTCTCCGGCCGCCCGCAGGGCCCGCCGTCGGACGTGTGGTCCCTCGGCGCGACCCTGTGCGCGGCGATGGGCGGCCGCTCCCCCTTCTCCCGCGACACCACCCTGGCGACCCTGCACGCGGTCCTCTACGAGGAGCCCGAACTGCCGCCGAGCGCCGGCCCGTTGCGGGACATCCTGGCCGCGCTCCTGGAGAAGGACCCGTCCGTACGGCCCGGTCTGGAGGACGTGGCCACCGCGCTCCGGCCGCTCGCGTCGGCGATGCCCACGCCGACGGTCCTGGCGGGGGGACCGGAGGTGAGGGGCCCGGAGGAGGCGGCTCCGGAGGGTGAGGCTACGGCGGAGCGGGCTGGGGAGGAGGATCCCCGGACGGGACCCCTGCTCGTACCCGGTCCGGAGCCGCTGGAGACACAGGGGGTGCCGGGGAAGCCGGGGACGCCGGGGACGCCGGAGGTCAGCGACGCGGTGCCTTCCGTCCCTCCCGTATCCGAGGAGGCGGCCCCGACCCCGGCCCGGGCCTCGGTTCCCGCCCGCGCCCCCGACTCCGGGAAGACCCGGTCCCTGCGCGCGCTGCCCGATCCCAGGCGTTCCGCGCCGCCGCCGCCGCCGACGACGGAGCCGGGAGCCGAGGCCGCCACGCCGGGAATCCCTGCGCCGGCCAACGCCTCCACCGAAGCCGCGTCGGAAAGGCGCTCGGAGACCCGCTCCGAGACTCCGTCCGGCAGCCCGTCCGGCAGCCTGTTCGGCACCTCGTCCGGCATCTCCCCGGGAGCCGTTCCCCGAGGACCCGCCGGAGGACCCACGGCCGGAGGACCCGCCGGGGGAGCCGCGGCCGGAGGACCCGCCGCAGGGGGACCCGCTGCCCGTAGGCCCGGTTCCGGCGCCGGCGTGTCCCTCGCCCGGGCACAGGCGGAGACGGAGAGGCGCCCCGCCCCGGTCCCCGGGCCCGCACCGGTCCCCGAGCCGGCCCCCACCCCCAGGCCCGGATCCGCCGCGGCTCCCGCACCCACCCCCGTTCCCGACCCCACGCAGAGCGCGACCGCGGGCCGGCCCACCGCCACCGGCCCGCACCCCCTCGCCATGCCCCCGGGTGAACTGCCGGGCCCCGCCCTCCCGGCCGCGCCCCGTCCTCCTGGCCGGCACCGGGCCGCGCTCCTGGCGGCCGTCGGCGCGGTCACCGCGGGCGTGGTCGTCGCGATCGTCCTCGCGGCGACCGCCGGGTCACCGGACGACAACACCACCGCGGGGTCATCGCCGTCGTCCACGGCCTCGTCCCCGCCGTCCGGCACCCCGGGCGACAGCCCGGCGCCCACGGTCGGGGGCACGTCACGTCCGCAGAGCCTGCCGCCGGGCGCGCACCGGGAGGCGGGCGGGTTCGCGTGGGCCACGCCGCCGGGCTGGCGGCGGGACGTGAAGACGGGGGCGGAGGTGCACTACACGTCCCCCGACGGCACCCAGGAACTCGCCGCCAAGTCCGCCCTCGCCCGCGGCGACCTGATGGAGTCGTGGGAGACCTCGGAGCAGAACGCCCGCCAGGGGCAGGCCTACCGGAAGATCCGCCTGGAGGAGACGACGTTCCGCGGCCATCCCGCTGTCGTCTGGGAGTACACCTTCACGCTCAAGGGCGTCCCCTGGCACGCCCGCCTGCTGGGTTTCAACGCGCACGGCAAGTCGTACCAGGTCAACACCTGGTACCAGCCCGAGATCGAGGCGCAGGCCCTGGAGACGTACGCCGAGGTGAGGGACAGCTTCACGCTCGTGTGA
- a CDS encoding LPXTG cell wall anchor domain-containing protein, with product MSSRRTTAITGTLVTASFSAVMILSGTAGAEDQGPGSSKGGKVVDKAPTGVRFTTLLPEKISVDNGSKETDITATVKNEGTKESGKIRLLVVGFDGLTVKNVQGCSPIDEKNLPEGSNSGYACSIDNLAAGRSKSYAVDATFDLGKTGKICLPVQTSDGKKTFWQQGPVPFGTTNPSPNAPATPLLLGTDNKPVAPGSDELPKTGPGVAPLGAAGAALMAAGAAGVWWSRRRPGPRTN from the coding sequence ATGAGTTCTCGTCGTACGACGGCCATCACCGGAACGCTGGTCACGGCATCTTTCTCGGCCGTGATGATCCTTTCCGGCACGGCCGGTGCGGAAGACCAGGGACCGGGGAGCAGCAAGGGGGGAAAGGTGGTGGACAAGGCGCCGACGGGCGTGCGGTTCACGACGCTGCTGCCGGAGAAGATCTCGGTCGACAACGGTTCGAAAGAAACGGACATCACCGCCACGGTGAAGAATGAGGGGACCAAGGAAAGCGGAAAGATCCGGCTTCTGGTCGTCGGCTTCGACGGCCTTACGGTCAAGAACGTTCAAGGCTGCTCCCCGATCGACGAAAAGAATCTGCCGGAGGGCTCGAACAGCGGTTACGCCTGCTCCATCGACAATCTCGCGGCCGGCCGGTCGAAGTCGTACGCCGTCGATGCCACGTTCGATCTGGGCAAGACCGGGAAGATCTGTCTGCCGGTGCAGACCAGCGACGGGAAGAAGACGTTCTGGCAGCAGGGCCCGGTTCCGTTCGGTACGACGAACCCGTCGCCGAACGCCCCGGCCACCCCGCTGCTGCTCGGCACCGACAACAAGCCGGTCGCGCCGGGAAGCGACGAGCTCCCGAAGACGGGCCCCGGCGTGGCGCCGCTGGGCGCGGCGGGAGCGGCGCTGATGGCGGCCGGTGCGGCCGGCGTGTGGTGGTCGCGGCGGCGGCCGGGGCCGCGGACGAACTGA
- a CDS encoding biotin transporter BioY, with the protein MSTAAAPARTGQVLADLLPASRVRDIALVAGGAALTGLAAQVALPVPGSPVPVTGQTFAALLVGTTLGASRGFSALALYALAGLAGVPWFASGTSGVSVSFGYILGMILASTVVGALARRGADRSMPRMAGAMLVGEAIIYAVGVPYLAYAADLTWSAAVAAGLTPFLIGDALKAALAMGVLPTAWKLVKR; encoded by the coding sequence ATGAGCACCGCCGCCGCCCCCGCCCGCACCGGACAGGTCCTCGCCGACCTGCTCCCCGCCTCCCGGGTGCGGGACATCGCGCTCGTGGCAGGCGGCGCCGCGCTCACCGGCCTCGCCGCCCAGGTCGCGCTGCCCGTGCCGGGCTCCCCGGTGCCGGTGACCGGCCAGACCTTCGCCGCGCTGCTCGTCGGTACGACGCTCGGCGCGAGCCGCGGCTTCTCCGCGCTGGCCCTGTACGCGCTCGCCGGTCTCGCCGGTGTGCCGTGGTTCGCGTCCGGCACCTCCGGCGTCTCCGTCTCCTTCGGCTACATCCTCGGCATGATCCTGGCGTCCACGGTCGTGGGCGCCCTGGCCCGTCGCGGGGCCGACCGCTCGATGCCGCGCATGGCGGGCGCCATGCTGGTGGGCGAGGCGATCATCTACGCCGTCGGCGTCCCCTACCTCGCCTACGCCGCCGACCTCACCTGGTCCGCCGCCGTCGCGGCCGGCCTCACCCCGTTCCTGATCGGCGACGCCCTGAAGGCGGCCCTGGCGATGGGCGTCCTGCCCACCGCCTGGAAGCTCGTCAAGCGCTGA
- a CDS encoding amino acid permease, giving the protein MPSTTTETPPTAQDVSLSPGLKQRHLSMIALGGVIGAGLFVGSGAGIAAAGPSIVVAYTLSGLLVMLVMRMLGEMSAAYPSSGSFSAHAERAIGPWAGFTAGWSFWILLCTAVGLEAIGAAKIVTGWLPGTPEWAWVALFMAVFCGANLAAVKNFGEFEFWFAALKVGAITLFLVLGGLAIAGVLPGTDAPGMANLTGEGGFLPNGSEGLVIGLLASLFAYGGLETVTIAAAESEDPVRGVASAVRTAMWRIAVFYIGSMAVIVTLVPWDSKAVVEKGPYVAALDHLGIPGAGQVMNVVVLVALLSAMNANIYGSSRIVYSLVERGQGPKALGRVSGGVPRVAVLASCVFGFGCVVLSYWRPDDVFPWLLNMIGAVILVVWILIAVSQLRLRRRLERDTQGTPAVRMWAFPVLTWVALAGMAAVLVLMAREPDTRVQLYSTGAMTVFLAAVGFARQKARAKA; this is encoded by the coding sequence ATGCCCAGCACCACCACCGAGACGCCGCCCACGGCACAGGACGTCTCCCTCTCCCCCGGCCTCAAGCAGCGCCATCTGTCGATGATCGCCCTCGGCGGGGTGATCGGCGCCGGGCTGTTCGTCGGTTCCGGCGCCGGCATCGCCGCCGCCGGGCCGTCGATCGTCGTCGCCTACACCCTGTCCGGCCTCCTCGTGATGCTGGTGATGCGGATGCTCGGCGAGATGTCGGCCGCGTACCCGTCGTCGGGTTCCTTCTCGGCGCACGCGGAACGGGCGATCGGCCCGTGGGCGGGGTTCACCGCCGGCTGGTCCTTCTGGATCCTGCTCTGCACGGCCGTCGGTCTGGAGGCCATCGGCGCCGCGAAGATCGTCACCGGCTGGCTGCCGGGCACGCCCGAGTGGGCCTGGGTGGCGTTGTTCATGGCGGTGTTCTGCGGCGCGAACCTGGCCGCCGTGAAGAACTTCGGCGAGTTCGAGTTCTGGTTCGCGGCGCTCAAGGTCGGCGCGATCACGCTGTTCCTGGTGCTGGGCGGGCTGGCCATCGCGGGTGTCCTGCCCGGCACGGACGCGCCGGGCATGGCGAACCTCACCGGCGAGGGGGGCTTCCTCCCGAACGGCAGCGAGGGTCTGGTGATCGGTCTGCTCGCCTCCCTCTTCGCGTACGGCGGGCTGGAGACGGTCACCATCGCGGCGGCCGAGTCCGAGGACCCGGTGCGGGGCGTGGCGAGCGCGGTCCGTACGGCGATGTGGCGGATCGCGGTGTTCTACATCGGCTCGATGGCGGTGATCGTGACGCTCGTCCCCTGGGACTCGAAGGCGGTCGTCGAGAAGGGCCCGTACGTCGCCGCCCTCGACCACCTCGGCATTCCGGGCGCCGGCCAGGTGATGAACGTGGTCGTGCTGGTGGCGCTCCTGTCGGCGATGAACGCCAACATCTACGGCTCCTCGCGCATCGTCTACTCCCTGGTCGAGCGCGGACAGGGCCCGAAGGCGCTGGGCCGGGTGTCGGGCGGGGTCCCCCGCGTCGCGGTGCTCGCGTCCTGCGTGTTCGGCTTCGGTTGCGTGGTGCTCAGTTACTGGCGGCCGGATGACGTCTTCCCGTGGCTGCTCAACATGATCGGCGCGGTGATCCTGGTCGTCTGGATCCTCATCGCCGTCTCGCAGCTGCGGCTGCGCCGCCGGCTGGAGCGGGACACCCAGGGGACACCGGCCGTGCGCATGTGGGCGTTCCCGGTGCTGACGTGGGTGGCGCTGGCGGGCATGGCGGCGGTCCTCGTCCTGATGGCCCGGGAGCCGGACACGCGGGTGCAGCTGTACTCGACGGGTGCGATGACGGTGTTCCTGGCGGCCGTCGGCTTCGCCCGGCAGAAGGCGCGCGCCAAGGCCTGA